In Pseudophryne corroboree isolate aPseCor3 chromosome 7, aPseCor3.hap2, whole genome shotgun sequence, a single window of DNA contains:
- the LOC134943231 gene encoding gamma-crystallin-3-like isoform X2 → MGKIIFYEDRNFQGRSHECNSECPDMSLYFRRCNSIRVESGNWILYEHPNYRGHQYFLHRGEYPDFQQWLGYNDSIKSCRLSPQGSFRVRIYEKEDFRGQMIEFTEDCPHVYERFRYHDIHSAHVQDGYWMFYEEPNYRGSQYYLRSGEYRRYTDWGATSPRIGSFRRVHHMY, encoded by the exons ATGGGAAAG ATCATCTTCTACGAAGACAGGAACTTCCAGGGCCGCTCCCATGAGTGTAACTCTGAGTGCCCAGACATGTCCTTATACTTCAGGCGCTGTAACTCCATCCGTGTGGAGAGTGGAAACTGGATCCTGTATGAGCACCCCAACTACAGAGGGCACCAGTACTTCCTGCATAGAGGGGAGTACCCCGACTTCCAGCAGTGGCTGGGTTACAATGACTCTATAAAGTCCTGTCGTCTGAGCCCCCAG GGATCATTCAGAGTCAGGATCTATGAGAAAGAAGACTTCCGAGGTCAGATGATTGAGTTCACAGAAGACTGTCCCCATGTCTATGAGAGGTTCCGCTACCATGACATCCACTCCGCCCATGTACAAGACGGATACTGGATGTTCTACGAGGAGCCCAACTACCGGGGAAGTCAGTACTACCTGAGATCAGGGGAGTACCGGAGATACACCGACTGGGGAGCCACTAGCCCCAGAATTGGCTCCTTCAGACGTGTCCACCATATGTATTAA
- the LOC134943231 gene encoding gamma-crystallin 1-like isoform X1: MGKIIFYEDRNFQGRSHECNSECPDMSLYFRRCNSIRVESGNWILYEHPNYRGHQYFLHRGEYPDFQQWLGYNDSIKSCRLSPQHQGSFRVRIYEKEDFRGQMIEFTEDCPHVYERFRYHDIHSAHVQDGYWMFYEEPNYRGSQYYLRSGEYRRYTDWGATSPRIGSFRRVHHMY; this comes from the exons ATGGGAAAG ATCATCTTCTACGAAGACAGGAACTTCCAGGGCCGCTCCCATGAGTGTAACTCTGAGTGCCCAGACATGTCCTTATACTTCAGGCGCTGTAACTCCATCCGTGTGGAGAGTGGAAACTGGATCCTGTATGAGCACCCCAACTACAGAGGGCACCAGTACTTCCTGCATAGAGGGGAGTACCCCGACTTCCAGCAGTGGCTGGGTTACAATGACTCTATAAAGTCCTGTCGTCTGAGCCCCCAG CACCAGGGATCATTCAGAGTCAGGATCTATGAGAAAGAAGACTTCCGAGGTCAGATGATTGAGTTCACAGAAGACTGTCCCCATGTCTATGAGAGGTTCCGCTACCATGACATCCACTCCGCCCATGTACAAGACGGATACTGGATGTTCTACGAGGAGCCCAACTACCGGGGAAGTCAGTACTACCTGAGATCAGGGGAGTACCGGAGATACACCGACTGGGGAGCCACTAGCCCCAGAATTGGCTCCTTCAGACGTGTCCACCATATGTATTAA